One segment of Pempheris klunzingeri isolate RE-2024b chromosome 20, fPemKlu1.hap1, whole genome shotgun sequence DNA contains the following:
- the fgf21 gene encoding fibroblast growth factor 21 — MFLFPHNSFSYLSCFLFFIPLPFSLSFYLADSNPLLSFNSQVRERHLYTDNHRRGMYLQMTQDGRVSGSDVQTLYSVLELKSVKSGYTVIRGQSSSMFLCMDSGGHLSGQRHYTEADCTFRELLLADGYTRFLSSHHGFPVSLASKHSPDRHTVPFTRFLPLRNTLVVESVSEQPPNNQRYFNVDSDDPLGMGLNAMVSPQFSMDT; from the exons atgtttttgtttccacaCAACTCTTTCTCTTAcctgtcttgttttctctttttcatcccacttcctttctctctgtcgTTTTATCTCGCTGACTCCAACCCACTTTTATCCTTTAATAGTCAAGTCAGAGAGCGGCATCTCTACACAG ATAATCACAGAAGAGGGATGTATCTGCAGATGACCCAGGATGGGAGAGTGTCGGGAAGTGATGTTCAGACCCTTTACA gtgtgttggagctgaAATCTGTTAAATCAGGCTATACAGTCATCAGAGGACAGTCATCATCTATGTTTCTTTGTATGGACAGTGGAGGCCATTTGAGTGGGCAG AGACACTACACAGAGGCTGACTGCACCTTCAGAGAACTGCTGCTGGCAGATGGATACACCCGTTTCCTTTCCTCGCACCATGGATTTCCTGTGTCTCTGGCATCAAAACATTCCCCAGACCGACACACAGTCCCCTTTACTCGATTCCTGCCACTTAGGAATACTCTGGTGGTGGAGAGTGTGTCTGAACAACCACCAAACAATCAGAGGTATTTCAATGTAGACTCTGATGATCCTCTTGGAATGGGTTTAAATGCCATGGTCAGTCCTCAGTTCTCAATGGACACGTAA